One window of Pseudacidobacterium ailaaui genomic DNA carries:
- a CDS encoding energy transducer TonB encodes MFEDALMESGGRIKTKSKYFTIIGFVLNGSILAGMILYPLIYPEALPKAMMSTLLVAPPPPPPPPPPPPPQAPVVHKVVSELVNNQMTFTKIPKEIKMVHEEAPPPSAGVAGMEGMGGSSGGVLGGVLGGIGNGPAPVVKAAPPKKIAVSSGVMQGNLIVRTQPQYPAIAKAARIQGTVVLQATISKQGTIENLHVVSGPPMLQQAALDAVRTWRYKPYLLNGEPVEVETQVNVVFTLGG; translated from the coding sequence ATGTTTGAAGATGCCTTGATGGAATCAGGCGGCAGGATCAAGACCAAGAGCAAATACTTTACGATTATCGGGTTTGTGCTGAACGGGTCCATCCTTGCTGGAATGATTCTTTACCCGCTGATCTATCCTGAAGCGCTGCCAAAGGCCATGATGTCGACCCTGTTGGTTGCGCCTCCGCCTCCGCCTCCACCCCCGCCGCCTCCGCCGCCGCAGGCCCCTGTGGTCCACAAGGTGGTTTCCGAGCTGGTGAATAACCAGATGACATTCACCAAGATCCCCAAGGAAATCAAGATGGTGCACGAGGAGGCGCCCCCGCCGAGTGCCGGTGTGGCCGGAATGGAGGGCATGGGTGGGTCCTCTGGTGGAGTGTTGGGCGGTGTTTTGGGCGGCATCGGCAATGGGCCGGCCCCGGTCGTGAAGGCCGCTCCGCCGAAGAAGATTGCCGTCTCGTCCGGCGTTATGCAGGGGAACCTGATCGTAAGGACGCAACCACAGTATCCGGCTATCGCCAAAGCGGCCCGTATTCAGGGGACCGTGGTCTTACAGGCTACGATTTCCAAGCAAGGTACGATTGAAAATCTCCATGTCGTCAGCGGGCCACCCATGTTGCAGCAGGCGGCGCTCGATGCCGTGAGGACCTGGCGCTATAAACCCTATCTGCTCAATGGCGAGCCGGTAGAGGTGGAAACTCAGGTCAACGTGGTCTTCACGCTGGGCGGCTGA
- the secF gene encoding protein translocase subunit SecF produces the protein MELFHDVKIDWLGKKWYFLGFSLIFSVAGVLSLLFWHHLPLDVDFRGGTVVRVKFDQAPDLDRIRSATDKAGIKDVRIQRYGAVANNEVIISLALSRTSENALDQGRAAILQALESNYVRGGQANAGKLDLDNAGQSTLASWLAQKDPEHLGQSEASQQHYAQQAAAILNDRDRHSGLIASIDSLSGQVTPAVLDALRQDAYLSGFAIRNVEIVGPQVGAQLRNQAMWAILYSLLGMLVYLWFRFELIYGVAAVVAVFHDTLITVGAFSLTNQEISLTVIAAILTLVGYSMNDTIVVFDRIRENLRMSRREPLADLVNRSINQTLSRTVLTSGLTFLTVLSLYLFGGEVLHGFSFALVVGILIGTYSSIAVAAPMLVAYQEWRQQRGKAAVLPAAKKARV, from the coding sequence GTGGAACTGTTTCATGATGTAAAGATTGATTGGCTCGGGAAGAAGTGGTACTTTCTGGGCTTCTCGCTGATTTTCAGCGTGGCGGGGGTGCTCTCACTGCTTTTCTGGCACCATCTTCCCCTGGATGTGGATTTTCGCGGTGGCACCGTCGTTCGCGTCAAGTTTGACCAGGCGCCCGACCTCGACCGGATCCGTTCGGCCACGGACAAGGCCGGAATCAAGGACGTCCGCATTCAGCGCTATGGGGCCGTGGCGAACAATGAAGTGATCATATCGCTTGCCCTGAGCCGCACGAGTGAGAATGCCCTCGATCAGGGTCGCGCAGCGATCCTGCAGGCGCTTGAGAGCAACTATGTCCGCGGCGGGCAGGCCAATGCGGGCAAGCTGGACCTTGATAATGCCGGGCAAAGCACGCTGGCCAGCTGGCTGGCACAGAAGGACCCTGAGCATCTGGGCCAGAGCGAGGCTTCCCAGCAGCATTATGCCCAGCAGGCGGCCGCGATCCTGAATGACAGAGACCGCCATAGCGGCCTGATTGCTTCCATAGACAGTCTTTCCGGCCAAGTGACTCCCGCAGTGCTCGATGCACTCAGGCAGGATGCGTACCTGTCCGGCTTTGCCATCCGCAATGTCGAAATTGTCGGGCCCCAGGTCGGCGCGCAACTGCGCAATCAGGCCATGTGGGCCATCCTGTATTCGCTGCTAGGGATGCTGGTGTATCTCTGGTTCCGCTTCGAATTGATTTATGGTGTCGCGGCCGTCGTTGCTGTCTTCCATGACACATTGATCACCGTGGGCGCTTTCAGTCTTACGAATCAAGAGATCTCTCTTACTGTGATTGCTGCCATCCTCACTCTGGTCGGGTACTCGATGAACGACACCATCGTGGTCTTTGACCGTATCCGGGAAAACCTCCGCATGTCCCGTCGCGAACCGCTGGCCGACCTGGTCAATCGCAGCATCAATCAAACGCTGAGCCGGACCGTCCTGACCTCCGGCTTGACCTTCCTCACCGTGCTCTCTCTCTATCTCTTTGGTGGAGAAGTGCTTCACGGATTTTCCTTTGCCCTGGTCGTCGGCATTCTCATCGGGACCTATTCCTCGATCGCCGTGGCGGCACCTATGCTGGTTGCATATCAGGAGTGGAGGCAGCAGCGAGGAAAAGCGGCCGTATTGCCAGCGGCGAAGAAGGCCCGGGTCTGA
- the secD gene encoding protein translocase subunit SecD, with product MRKNLTQKTILIFAVLLVFLFGIFGIPKGLSGTALKQAILDRIHLGLDLRGGTHLILQVMVDEAVASQTDNDEARLQTDLQQNGISVGSITKPDPAAHPETIQISGVPADRTGDLRSVLNQRYGTQYDIASGENNTFTLTMKPTVVADLKKRALEQAIEVIRTRVDSLGVSEPVIQEYNLGAYQILVELPGVDDPARVKDVIQSTARLELHLVEGGPWPDEQTALQALGGSVPYDAELMRAIPGAAGPNSNESVYEIKRVPEVAGTDIRDAQPGRNPNTNEPEVVFYLTAAAGNHFADFTTENKGKPLCIVLDNKIREVATIRDTIRDQGTISGGGITEQYAKDLAMLLRTGALPASIHYLQESTVGPSLGADSIRQGVLASVVGMLAVMIFMLVYYRGAGINADLALFLNLVILLGFMGFTHSVLTLPGIAGVILTIGMGVDSNVLIFERIREELRAGKSPSAAVEQGFDHAWTTIVDTHVTTIVSAAILFIFGTGPVRGFAVTLTFGLLANLFTAVFVSRVIFDAHLNKKRPGEPISI from the coding sequence ATGCGTAAAAATCTGACTCAAAAGACGATTCTGATCTTTGCGGTCCTGCTGGTCTTTCTTTTCGGAATTTTCGGCATCCCCAAAGGACTGAGCGGCACTGCCCTGAAGCAGGCCATTCTGGACCGCATTCACCTGGGCCTCGATCTGCGGGGCGGTACGCACCTGATTTTACAGGTCATGGTCGACGAGGCCGTCGCCTCCCAGACAGACAATGATGAGGCGCGCCTGCAGACCGACCTTCAGCAGAATGGCATCTCCGTAGGCTCCATTACCAAGCCCGATCCTGCCGCCCATCCGGAGACGATCCAGATCTCCGGAGTACCGGCCGACCGCACCGGTGACCTCCGGTCGGTCCTGAACCAGCGTTACGGCACCCAGTACGATATCGCTTCTGGTGAAAACAACACCTTCACCCTTACCATGAAGCCCACTGTCGTTGCTGACCTGAAAAAACGCGCCCTGGAGCAGGCCATCGAAGTCATCCGCACCCGCGTGGACTCACTCGGGGTCAGCGAGCCTGTCATTCAGGAATACAACCTGGGCGCCTACCAGATTCTGGTCGAGCTCCCCGGTGTGGATGATCCTGCGCGGGTCAAGGACGTAATCCAGTCCACCGCACGCCTGGAGCTCCATCTGGTTGAGGGTGGTCCGTGGCCCGATGAGCAGACGGCCCTGCAGGCCCTGGGCGGCTCTGTTCCTTATGACGCAGAGCTGATGCGTGCCATCCCCGGCGCGGCCGGCCCCAACAGCAATGAGTCTGTGTACGAAATCAAGCGTGTACCCGAGGTGGCCGGGACCGATATTCGCGATGCCCAGCCTGGCCGCAATCCCAATACAAATGAGCCAGAGGTGGTCTTTTATCTGACGGCTGCCGCCGGAAACCACTTTGCTGATTTCACGACGGAAAACAAGGGCAAACCGCTTTGTATCGTTCTTGATAATAAGATCCGTGAGGTGGCCACCATCCGTGACACCATCCGCGACCAGGGCACCATCTCCGGCGGCGGGATTACGGAGCAGTATGCCAAGGACCTCGCCATGCTGCTGCGCACCGGTGCTCTGCCTGCTTCGATTCATTATCTGCAGGAAAGCACTGTAGGACCTTCACTCGGGGCCGATTCCATCCGTCAGGGTGTACTTGCTTCCGTAGTCGGGATGCTCGCAGTCATGATTTTCATGCTGGTGTATTACCGTGGTGCGGGCATTAATGCTGATCTGGCCCTCTTCCTGAACCTAGTCATCCTGCTCGGTTTTATGGGCTTTACCCACTCGGTGCTCACTCTGCCTGGCATTGCTGGTGTCATCCTGACCATTGGTATGGGTGTGGACTCCAACGTCCTCATTTTTGAGCGTATCCGGGAAGAACTGCGTGCTGGCAAGTCGCCCTCGGCCGCCGTGGAGCAGGGCTTTGATCATGCCTGGACGACCATTGTGGACACCCACGTGACGACGATCGTTTCAGCAGCCATTCTGTTTATTTTTGGCACCGGCCCTGTCCGGGGATTTGCTGTGACGCTGACCTTTGGTCTGCTGGCAAACCTGTTTACCGCCGTATTTGTCTCGCGGGTGATTTTTGATGCGCACCTGAACAAAAAGCGTCCGGGTGAGCCGATATCGATTTAA
- the yajC gene encoding preprotein translocase subunit YajC, producing the protein MTPNLLLAAALPPGLVTFLPFVVIIAVFYLLLIRPQQARQKQWQQMLHNLKPGDRVTTSGGIRGTILSIKDDAIQLRVPPDNIKMEVVKSAIASVTTDEPAK; encoded by the coding sequence TTGACACCGAATCTTTTGCTGGCCGCCGCTCTACCGCCGGGTCTGGTTACATTTCTGCCCTTTGTGGTGATTATTGCAGTGTTCTATCTGCTGCTGATTCGCCCCCAGCAGGCGCGCCAGAAGCAGTGGCAGCAGATGCTCCATAACCTGAAGCCAGGCGACCGGGTCACCACATCAGGCGGTATCCGCGGCACCATCCTGTCGATTAAGGACGACGCCATTCAGCTTCGCGTGCCGCCGGACAACATTAAGATGGAAGTCGTAAAGAGTGCCATTGCATCGGTCACCACAGACGAGCCTGCGAAGTAA
- the katG gene encoding catalase/peroxidase HPI, with translation MSTEAKCPFHTGRAVSNRDWWPNQLDLSILHQHSSLSNPMGEEFNYAEEFKSLDYEALKQDLRALMTDSQEWWPADFGHYGPLFIRMAWHSAGTYRIYDGRGGGGRGQQRFAPLNSWPDNVSLDKARRLLWPIKQKYGRKISWADLMILAGNVALESMGFKTFGFAGGREDTWEPDMDVNWGYENTWLGNDKRFSEERELTNPFGATHMGLIYVNPEGPDRNPDPVAAAHHIRETFRRMAMNDEETVALIAGGHTFGKTHGACPISHVGAEPEGADIAEQGLGWKNSYETGKGPHTFTSGIEITWTTTPTQWSNDFFKHLFEYDWELTQSPAGAHQWKPKGDAGKGTVPDAHDPEKRQHPGMLTTDLSLRFDPVYEKISRRFYEHPEEFADAFARAWFKLTHRDMGPRARYLGPEVPEEELIWQDPIPEVDHELVDENDVAELKKKILASGLTVSQLVSTAWAAASTFRGSDKRGGANGGRIRLAPQKDWEVNQPEQLQKVLQTLEGLQQEFNRAQQNGKRISLADLIVLAGCAGVEQAAKNAGFQVTVPFRPGRMDASQEQTDVESFSVLEPFADGFRNYLKYKNGVPAEVLLVDKAQLLKLTAPEMTVLVGGMRALNANFKQSKHGVFTHRPETLTNDFFVNLLDMGTEWKPVPDSQDLFEGRDRKTGELKWTATRVDLIFGAHSQLRALAEVYGSADAQEKFVHDFVRVWNKVMELDRFDLSRA, from the coding sequence ATGTCTACAGAAGCAAAATGCCCTTTTCATACGGGCCGGGCGGTGTCCAACCGCGACTGGTGGCCGAACCAACTGGACCTGAGCATTCTGCACCAGCATTCCTCTTTGTCCAACCCGATGGGTGAAGAGTTCAACTACGCGGAAGAGTTCAAGAGCCTGGACTATGAGGCGCTGAAGCAGGACCTGCGGGCGCTGATGACCGATTCGCAGGAGTGGTGGCCTGCGGACTTTGGCCATTACGGTCCTCTATTTATCCGCATGGCGTGGCACAGCGCCGGGACTTACCGCATCTATGACGGACGCGGAGGAGGCGGACGGGGACAACAGCGCTTTGCACCGCTGAATAGCTGGCCGGACAATGTAAGTCTGGACAAGGCGCGGCGCCTGCTATGGCCCATCAAGCAGAAGTATGGAAGGAAGATCTCCTGGGCCGACCTTATGATTCTGGCTGGAAATGTGGCGCTTGAGTCGATGGGGTTTAAGACCTTTGGCTTTGCTGGCGGACGCGAGGACACCTGGGAGCCGGACATGGACGTGAACTGGGGATATGAAAACACCTGGCTGGGCAATGACAAACGCTTCTCAGAAGAACGCGAGCTGACCAATCCCTTCGGGGCGACCCACATGGGGCTGATCTATGTAAATCCGGAGGGTCCGGACCGCAATCCTGATCCAGTCGCTGCGGCACACCATATCCGCGAGACATTCCGGCGGATGGCGATGAATGACGAGGAGACGGTGGCCTTGATTGCAGGGGGCCACACCTTTGGCAAGACCCACGGTGCTTGTCCGATCTCCCACGTGGGAGCCGAACCGGAAGGAGCGGACATCGCAGAACAGGGGCTGGGATGGAAAAACAGCTATGAGACCGGCAAAGGCCCTCACACCTTTACCAGTGGAATTGAAATTACCTGGACAACCACTCCCACACAATGGAGCAATGATTTTTTTAAACACCTGTTTGAATACGACTGGGAACTGACCCAGAGTCCGGCGGGTGCGCACCAGTGGAAGCCGAAGGGAGACGCCGGGAAGGGCACGGTGCCGGATGCGCACGACCCGGAAAAACGTCAGCATCCGGGAATGCTGACGACGGACCTCTCCCTGCGATTTGATCCGGTGTATGAAAAGATCTCGCGGCGTTTTTATGAGCATCCGGAGGAGTTTGCCGATGCCTTTGCGCGCGCCTGGTTCAAGCTGACCCACCGCGACATGGGACCGCGTGCACGTTATCTGGGGCCAGAGGTGCCGGAGGAAGAGCTGATCTGGCAGGACCCGATTCCGGAAGTAGACCACGAACTGGTGGATGAGAACGATGTCGCGGAACTTAAAAAGAAGATCCTTGCATCAGGTCTTACTGTCTCTCAACTGGTCTCCACGGCCTGGGCCGCAGCCTCGACCTTCCGCGGATCAGACAAACGCGGGGGAGCCAATGGAGGCCGGATCCGGCTGGCTCCGCAAAAGGACTGGGAGGTGAACCAACCAGAGCAGTTACAGAAGGTGCTCCAGACATTGGAAGGCCTTCAGCAGGAGTTTAACCGTGCGCAGCAAAATGGTAAGAGAATTTCGCTGGCCGATCTGATTGTGCTGGCCGGATGCGCTGGTGTGGAACAGGCTGCAAAGAATGCAGGCTTCCAGGTAACTGTTCCTTTCCGACCGGGACGTATGGACGCCTCACAGGAACAAACCGACGTGGAGTCCTTTTCCGTGCTGGAACCCTTTGCAGACGGCTTCCGCAATTATTTGAAATACAAGAACGGCGTGCCTGCTGAAGTACTGCTGGTGGACAAGGCGCAACTGCTGAAACTGACCGCACCGGAGATGACGGTGCTTGTGGGTGGAATGCGGGCGCTGAACGCCAACTTCAAACAGTCAAAGCACGGTGTCTTTACCCACAGGCCAGAAACGCTGACGAACGACTTTTTTGTAAACCTGCTCGACATGGGCACAGAGTGGAAGCCAGTCCCGGATTCTCAGGACCTGTTTGAGGGCCGTGACCGCAAGACAGGCGAGCTGAAGTGGACGGCCACTCGGGTAGACCTGATCTTTGGCGCGCACTCGCAACTGCGGGCCCTGGCCGAAGTGTATGGCAGCGCGGACGCGCAGGAGAAATTCGTCCATGACTTTGTGAGAGTATGGAACAAAGTCATGGAACTGGACCGCTTCGATCTGTCGCGGGCCTGA
- a CDS encoding DUF2946 family protein: MRRLLAISMLLLFGLPLLAPVLASDIGEAGLPACCRRSGKHHCAMAGTMMRQQGHAISMIAEKCPYTPAVARLLPWTPLAPSIEAAIFAGVIRHPAVHAQAEALYRVSFDRTRQKRGPPV, encoded by the coding sequence GTGCGGCGACTGCTTGCCATTTCGATGCTGCTGCTATTCGGGTTGCCCCTGCTGGCCCCGGTGCTTGCCTCTGACATCGGTGAGGCGGGCCTTCCGGCATGTTGCCGGAGGAGCGGGAAGCATCACTGCGCCATGGCCGGAACCATGATGCGGCAGCAAGGTCATGCCATCAGCATGATTGCTGAGAAATGCCCCTATACTCCGGCAGTCGCTCGGCTCCTTCCCTGGACTCCCCTTGCGCCATCCATAGAGGCGGCGATCTTTGCCGGAGTCATCCGTCATCCGGCGGTCCATGCTCAGGCAGAGGCGCTGTATCGCGTCTCCTTTGACCGGACGCGGCAGAAGCGCGGCCCTCCCGTGTAA
- a CDS encoding TonB-dependent receptor has protein sequence MRRVVMLFFLACMGISQHARATVFGQVEGIVHDPQHRPIAGTQVVLRSVTSDFSLHTQSDQDGAFRFAAVPVGKYVVRVEQPGFRPEEQNITVVSNASPILHFELGVAGTQETTVVTAVAEGPNVDTATTTTLVTRREITRAPGADRTNGFEMITNYVPGAYETHDMLHIRGGHQVSWLIDGVQIPNTNIGSNVGAQIDPKDIDYLEVQRGSYSADVGDRTYGVFNVVPRTGFEGNNQGELILSAGNFYQTNDQVNFGSHSEKSAYYLSLNGNRSNLGLQPPISKVYHDAVNGYGGFGSWIYNRTPQDQFRLVTQLRTDYFQVPYDPDPDSWENQEYNSSGLRDGQHETDGLVAFTWAHTFHDQSLLQISPFYHYNSADYEPKPYDFPVATTSRRASHYAGLQGSMEAEIARNTLQAGIYTFGQHDGYTFGSIFNDLSYPDFSVNDAASGGLIEEYLSDNYKVTSWLTLIAGLRQSWFHGGFTEKATSPRIGAAVKVPKLGWVFRGFYGHYYQPPPLLTASGPVLQYANATNTSFLPLHGERDEEHQFGVQIPFRGWMLDADTFRTRARNFLDHSTLGESSLYYPVTIDGALVRGWELTLLSPRLWRYGQAHLAYSNQIAEQRGALTGGLVCNPETSEDCEGEWTYTPLDHDQRNTLNVGFDASLPWRIFASTNVYYGSGFVNGSPNKEYPGAYLPQHTTFDLSVGKTFAEKLTVSVTSLNVANRRVLLDNSLTFGGFHYNDPREIYGEVRYRFRY, from the coding sequence ATGCGCAGAGTTGTCATGCTGTTTTTCCTTGCGTGCATGGGTATCAGCCAGCACGCGCGCGCCACTGTTTTTGGACAGGTGGAAGGCATTGTGCACGATCCGCAGCACCGACCCATTGCCGGGACACAGGTCGTGTTGCGGTCCGTGACTTCCGACTTTTCTCTTCATACGCAATCCGACCAGGACGGGGCGTTCCGCTTTGCGGCCGTACCTGTAGGGAAATACGTGGTCCGTGTTGAGCAGCCGGGATTCCGTCCGGAGGAGCAGAACATCACGGTGGTCTCGAATGCGTCGCCTATTCTGCACTTTGAACTGGGCGTGGCCGGGACACAGGAAACCACGGTGGTGACAGCTGTGGCAGAGGGTCCCAATGTGGACACGGCCACGACGACCACTCTGGTGACACGGCGGGAGATCACACGCGCGCCTGGAGCGGACCGGACCAATGGTTTTGAGATGATTACAAATTACGTTCCCGGGGCCTATGAGACCCACGACATGCTGCACATCCGCGGCGGGCACCAGGTGAGCTGGCTGATTGACGGTGTCCAGATCCCCAACACGAATATCGGCAGCAATGTGGGAGCGCAGATAGATCCAAAGGACATTGACTACCTTGAGGTACAACGCGGCAGCTATTCCGCCGATGTGGGCGACCGCACGTATGGTGTGTTCAACGTCGTGCCGCGCACCGGATTTGAGGGCAACAATCAGGGCGAGCTCATTTTAAGCGCCGGAAATTTCTACCAGACGAACGATCAGGTGAACTTCGGTAGCCATTCCGAGAAGTCTGCCTATTACCTGAGCCTGAACGGAAACCGCAGCAACCTGGGGCTGCAGCCGCCCATCAGCAAGGTCTACCACGATGCGGTGAATGGATACGGCGGCTTTGGCTCATGGATTTACAACCGCACTCCGCAAGACCAGTTCCGACTGGTGACGCAACTGCGCACGGATTACTTTCAGGTACCGTATGATCCTGATCCGGACAGCTGGGAAAACCAGGAATACAACTCCAGTGGGTTGCGTGATGGTCAGCATGAAACGGATGGACTGGTCGCCTTCACCTGGGCGCATACCTTTCATGATCAGTCACTGTTACAAATTTCGCCTTTTTATCACTACAATAGCGCAGACTATGAACCAAAACCATATGATTTCCCGGTGGCCACGACCAGCCGGCGGGCTTCCCACTATGCCGGTCTGCAGGGCTCGATGGAAGCGGAGATTGCGCGTAATACTCTGCAGGCCGGGATCTACACCTTCGGGCAGCATGATGGGTACACGTTTGGCAGCATCTTCAACGACCTGAGCTATCCGGATTTTTCCGTCAACGACGCGGCTTCCGGTGGCTTGATTGAAGAATATCTTTCGGACAACTACAAGGTCACGTCCTGGCTGACGCTGATTGCCGGCCTGCGCCAGTCCTGGTTTCACGGTGGGTTTACGGAGAAGGCGACGAGTCCCCGCATCGGGGCCGCAGTGAAGGTGCCGAAGCTGGGCTGGGTCTTTCGTGGATTTTATGGGCACTACTACCAGCCTCCACCGCTGCTGACGGCTTCAGGACCAGTGCTTCAGTACGCGAACGCGACCAACACCTCCTTTCTGCCGCTGCATGGCGAGCGAGACGAGGAACACCAGTTTGGCGTGCAGATCCCATTCCGGGGATGGATGCTGGATGCGGACACCTTCCGTACCAGGGCCAGGAATTTTCTTGACCACAGCACACTGGGCGAATCGAGCCTGTACTATCCAGTGACGATTGACGGCGCTTTGGTCAGGGGGTGGGAACTGACGCTGCTCTCACCGCGTCTCTGGCGCTATGGGCAGGCGCACCTGGCGTACTCTAACCAGATTGCCGAACAGCGCGGCGCGTTGACGGGAGGGCTGGTCTGCAATCCTGAAACTTCAGAAGACTGTGAAGGCGAATGGACATACACGCCGCTCGATCACGACCAGCGCAACACGCTCAACGTTGGCTTTGACGCCTCGCTGCCATGGCGCATCTTTGCTTCGACGAATGTCTACTACGGTTCGGGATTTGTGAATGGCAGCCCGAACAAGGAGTATCCGGGAGCGTATCTTCCGCAGCACACGACGTTTGATCTGTCAGTGGGAAAGACCTTTGCTGAAAAGCTGACGGTGTCCGTTACTTCGCTCAATGTGGCCAACCGCAGGGTGCTGCTGGACAACAGCCTTACGTTCGGGGGGTTCCACTATAACGACCCGCGGGAGATTTATGGGGAGGTGAGATACCGCTTTCGATATTGA
- a CDS encoding peroxiredoxin — protein sequence MSRISLLVVAAVIVVGVLFVAARSFADDNQPMPQVGQQAPDFTLPSQEGRPVSLDSFRGKWVVLYFYPKDMTSGCTIEAHNFQRDQEKFLKANAVILGVSVDSVDSHKQFCAKDGLNFTLLSDADKKVVAEYGSLGNYAGFKIANRNTFLIDPQGKIVKVWTKVDPSHHSEEVLSALNQMEAH from the coding sequence GTGTCCAGGATTTCTCTGCTTGTAGTTGCAGCCGTCATTGTCGTCGGAGTGCTTTTTGTGGCTGCTCGTAGTTTTGCGGACGACAATCAACCCATGCCCCAGGTCGGCCAGCAGGCGCCTGATTTCACTCTGCCCTCGCAGGAAGGCAGGCCCGTCAGCCTCGACAGCTTCCGTGGAAAATGGGTGGTCCTTTATTTCTACCCCAAAGACATGACCTCGGGCTGCACCATTGAAGCCCATAACTTCCAGCGCGACCAGGAAAAGTTTCTGAAGGCCAACGCCGTCATTCTGGGCGTCAGCGTGGATTCGGTGGACAGTCACAAACAGTTCTGCGCCAAGGACGGCCTCAACTTCACGCTGCTGAGCGACGCGGACAAAAAAGTCGTGGCCGAGTATGGATCGCTTGGCAACTATGCCGGTTTCAAAATCGCCAATCGCAATACATTTTTGATTGATCCTCAGGGAAAGATCGTCAAAGTCTGGACGAAAGTAGACCCCTCGCACCATAGTGAAGAGGTGCTTTCAGCGCTCAATCAGATGGAGGCTCACTAA
- a CDS encoding LpxI family protein gives MEKGKNKLGLIAGNGRFPFLLLEAARAHGLEVVVAAIKEETEPEMEVRAAADPGVRIYWFSLGELSRLIETFHQEGVTRAVMAGQVKHKQIFSSIRPDWRLAKLLLSLRTKNTDMLLGAVAKVLSDEGIELISSTSYLEPLLATPGVMTERAPSENEQKDIAYGRAVAQAVSGFDIGQTVIVASQACVAVEAMEGTDAAIERAGALMRTLAAEGQASTFDRSLTVVKVAKPKQDMRFDVPVIGIKTIETMERAGATCLAIEAGRTLIFDKDTMILRANAARIAMIALERG, from the coding sequence TTGGAAAAAGGGAAAAACAAGCTGGGACTCATCGCCGGCAATGGCCGCTTCCCGTTTCTGCTCCTGGAGGCGGCCCGCGCGCACGGTCTGGAAGTTGTGGTTGCTGCAATCAAAGAAGAAACAGAACCGGAGATGGAGGTCCGCGCCGCGGCAGACCCCGGAGTGCGCATCTACTGGTTCTCTCTGGGAGAATTATCCCGGCTCATCGAGACTTTCCATCAGGAGGGGGTGACCCGCGCGGTCATGGCCGGACAAGTAAAGCACAAGCAGATCTTTTCCAGCATCCGTCCCGACTGGCGTCTGGCAAAGCTGTTGCTTTCTCTGCGCACGAAGAACACAGACATGCTTCTGGGTGCCGTCGCCAAGGTGCTCAGTGATGAGGGCATCGAGCTGATCTCTTCCACCTCCTACCTCGAACCGCTTCTCGCCACGCCTGGAGTCATGACGGAACGTGCCCCTTCAGAGAATGAACAGAAAGACATTGCTTATGGACGGGCAGTGGCGCAGGCCGTGTCAGGATTCGACATTGGCCAGACCGTAATTGTGGCCAGTCAAGCCTGTGTCGCGGTCGAAGCCATGGAAGGCACCGATGCTGCCATCGAGCGTGCGGGGGCCTTGATGAGGACCCTGGCTGCCGAAGGGCAGGCCTCGACCTTCGACCGCAGCCTCACCGTGGTCAAGGTCGCCAAACCCAAACAGGACATGCGCTTCGATGTTCCCGTCATTGGGATAAAAACCATCGAAACCATGGAGCGTGCCGGTGCAACCTGTCTCGCCATCGAAGCGGGACGCACACTCATTTTTGATAAAGACACAATGATCTTGCGCGCCAATGCCGCCCGGATTGCGATGATTGCTCTCGAACGCGGATAA